A section of the Salvia splendens isolate huo1 unplaced genomic scaffold, SspV2 ctg145, whole genome shotgun sequence genome encodes:
- the LOC121789120 gene encoding polyol transporter 5-like gives MAEKRPENNGAATATAIESQLPTPIKPKRNKYALACAFLASMTSILLGYDIGVMSGAIIYIKREIKMTDVQKEVIMGILNVYSLLGSAAAGRTSDWLGRRYTIVFAGAIFFVGALLMGFATNYAFLMVGRFVAGIGVGYALMIAPVYTAEVAPASARGFLSSFPEVFINFGILLGYVSNYGFSKLPADIGWRLMLGIGAIPAVFIAIGVLAMPESPRWLVMQGRLGDAKRVLDKTSDSPAESKQRLAEIKEAAGIPEHCTDDIVAVSKKSHGSGVWRELLLHPTPAVRHILICGAGIHFFQQASGIDSVVLYGPDIFKKAGLESDTDQLLATMAVGFTKTIFILVATFYLDKVGRRPLLLSSVAGMIVSSMALGAGLTVIDHSERRVGWALALSITTVLSYVAFFSIGMGPITWVYTSEIFPLRLRAQGASIAVAVNRVTSGVISMTFISLRDAITYGGAFFLYGGVAVVAFLVFYTLYPETQGKTLEEMEGLFGTFFKWRTTLKEFDEKKTENEGHIQMRRN, from the exons ATGGCTGAAAAGAGACCGGAGAATAACGgtgccgccaccgccaccgccatcGAATCCCAACTACCCACACCCATAAAACCAAAGAGAAACAAATATGCTTTGGCTTGTGCTTTCTTGGCTTCCATGACCTCCATCTTACTTGGATATG ATATAGGAGTAATGAGTGGAGCCATAATCTACATAAAGAGGGAAATTAAAATGACAGACGTACAAAAAGAGGTGATAATGGGAATTCTCAATGTCTACTCGCTACTcggctccgccgccgccggccGGACCTCCGACTGGCTGGGCCGCCGCTACACAATCGTCTTCGCCGGAGCTATTTTCTTCGTGGGCGCACTGCTCATGGGATTCGCCACCAACTACGCCTTCCTCATGGTCGGCCGCTTCGTTGCCGGCATAGGCGTCGGCTATGCGCTCATGATAGCGCCCGTCTACACGGCGGAGGTCGCCCCGGCCTCCGCCCGCGGCTTCCTCTCTTCCTTCCCGGAGGTCTTCATCAATTTTG GCATATTACTCGGCTATGTTTCAAACTACGGCTTCTCGAAGCTCCCCGCCGACATAGGATGGCGACTCATGCTCGGAATCGGCGCCATCCCTGCCGTCTTCATCGCCATCGGCGTCCTCGCAATGCCGGAGTCCCCTCGCTGGCTCGTAATGCAGGGCCGCCTCGGCGACGCCAAGCGCGTCCTCGACAAAACCTCCGACTCCCCCGCGGAGTCCAAGCAGCGCCTCGCCGAGATCAAGGAAGCCGCCGGCATCCCCGAGCACTGCACCGACGACATCGTGGCCGTCTCCAAAAAGAGCCACGGCAGCGGCGTGTGGCGCGAGCTCCTCCTCCACCCGACCCCCGCCGTCCGCCACATCCTCATCTGCGGCGCCGGCATCCACTTCTTCCAGCAGGCCAGCGGCATCGACTCCGTCGTCCTCTACGGCCCGGACATCTTCAAGAAGGCCGGGCTCGAGTCCGACACCGACCAACTGCTAGCCACCATGGCCGTCGGATTCACCAAGACGATCTTCATCTTGGTGGCCACCTTCTATTTGGATAAGGTCGGGAGGCGGCCGCTGCTCCTGTCCAGCGTGGCAGGGATGATCGTGTCCAGCATGGCGCTCGGGGCCGGGCTGACCGTTATTGACCACTCGGAACGGAGGGTGGGGTGGGCCCTAGCGCTCTCCATAACAACGGTTTTATCCTACGTGGCGTTCTTCTCCATCGGGATGGGGCCCATCACGTGGGTCTACACCTCCGAGATATTCCCTCTGAGGCTGCGGGCGCAGGGTGCAAGCATAGCTGTGGCAGTGAATCGCGTCACCAGCGGGGTGATTTCGATGACGTTTATATCCCTGCGTGACGCCATTACATATGGAGGGGCGTTTTTCCTCTACGGTGGGGTTGCGGTCGTGGCATTTTTGGTATTTTACACTTTGTACCCTGAGACGCAGGGGAAGACGCTCGAGGAGATGGAGGGCTTGTTTGGGACGTTTTTTAAATGGAGGACTACGCTTAAGGAGTTTGACGAGAAGAAGACCGAAAACGAGGGGCATATCCAAATGCGGAGGAATTAA
- the LOC121789118 gene encoding TLD domain-containing protein 2-like isoform X1, with protein sequence MHVIRDKVYDKLSSFFSDSQTSNEVVDQEPEARLHAKNGKSPSSMLSFLPSASFSWNRPNEQANGVTSTGSQSFQWRSKSFSLKDKPLDRTESYDDFQKENSGHGSVRSQNLDSFGSQLENSVPDAERSTSSGSSSDTFEDVFTPHSFEKSLPSFVDESVFISPDLYEFLEASLPNIVKGCQWALLYSTARHGISLNTLIRKSADLNGPSLLISGDKKGAVFGGLFDCPLKATSKRKYQGTSQSFVFTTIYGESRLFRATGANRYFYLCLNDLIAFGGGASFALRLNEDLLSGTSGPCETLGTHV encoded by the exons ATGCATGTCATTAGAGACAAGGTTTACGATAAATTATCGAGTTTCTTTTCCGATTCGCAGACATCCAATGAGGTGGTAGATCAAGAACCTGAG GCCAGGTTGCATGCTAAGAATGGAAAGTCGCCGTCTTCTATGCTTTCCTTTCTCCCCTCAGCCAGTTTCAGCTGGAACCGACCAAATGAGCAAGCTAACGGAGTTACGTCTACTGGTTCACAGTCGTTTCAATGGAGAAGTAAAAGTTTTTCTCTGAAAGATAAACCCTTGGATAGGACAGAAAGCTATGATgattttcaaaaagaaaatagtggACATGGCTCAGTGAGGAGCCAGAATCTTGATTCATTTGGCAGCCAATTAGAAAATTCAGTACCTGATGCTGAGAGAAGCACTAGTAGTGGCTCTAGCTCTGATACATTTGAAGATGTCTTTACGCCACATAGTTTTGAGAAGTCCTTGCCCAGCTTTGTCGATGAATCTGTGTTCATCTCTCCAGATTTATATGAGTTCCTCGAGGCATCACTCCCTAACATAGTGAAAGGTTGCCAATGGGCTCTACTGTACAG TACGGCAAGACATGGCATATCACTAAACACACTTATCCGAAAGAGTGCTGATCTGAACGGTCCAAGTTTATTG ATCTCCGGAGACAAGAAGGGTGCTGTATTTGGTGGCTTATTTGATTGCCCTTTAAAGGCTacttcaaaaagaaaatatcaa GGAACAAGTCAAAGTTTTGTTTTCACGACAATATATGGTGAATCAAGGCTATTCAGAGCAACTG GTGCGAATAGATACTTCTATTTGTGCTTGAATGATTTGATTGCTTTTGGAGGAGGTGCCAGCTTTGCTCTGCGCTTGAACGAAGATCT ATTATCTGGAACCAGTGGACCTTGTGAAACATTGGGAACTCATGTTTAG
- the LOC121789118 gene encoding TLD domain-containing protein 2-like isoform X2 yields the protein MLSFLPSASFSWNRPNEQANGVTSTGSQSFQWRSKSFSLKDKPLDRTESYDDFQKENSGHGSVRSQNLDSFGSQLENSVPDAERSTSSGSSSDTFEDVFTPHSFEKSLPSFVDESVFISPDLYEFLEASLPNIVKGCQWALLYSTARHGISLNTLIRKSADLNGPSLLISGDKKGAVFGGLFDCPLKATSKRKYQGTSQSFVFTTIYGESRLFRATGANRYFYLCLNDLIAFGGGASFALRLNEDLLSGTSGPCETLGTHV from the exons ATGCTTTCCTTTCTCCCCTCAGCCAGTTTCAGCTGGAACCGACCAAATGAGCAAGCTAACGGAGTTACGTCTACTGGTTCACAGTCGTTTCAATGGAGAAGTAAAAGTTTTTCTCTGAAAGATAAACCCTTGGATAGGACAGAAAGCTATGATgattttcaaaaagaaaatagtggACATGGCTCAGTGAGGAGCCAGAATCTTGATTCATTTGGCAGCCAATTAGAAAATTCAGTACCTGATGCTGAGAGAAGCACTAGTAGTGGCTCTAGCTCTGATACATTTGAAGATGTCTTTACGCCACATAGTTTTGAGAAGTCCTTGCCCAGCTTTGTCGATGAATCTGTGTTCATCTCTCCAGATTTATATGAGTTCCTCGAGGCATCACTCCCTAACATAGTGAAAGGTTGCCAATGGGCTCTACTGTACAG TACGGCAAGACATGGCATATCACTAAACACACTTATCCGAAAGAGTGCTGATCTGAACGGTCCAAGTTTATTG ATCTCCGGAGACAAGAAGGGTGCTGTATTTGGTGGCTTATTTGATTGCCCTTTAAAGGCTacttcaaaaagaaaatatcaa GGAACAAGTCAAAGTTTTGTTTTCACGACAATATATGGTGAATCAAGGCTATTCAGAGCAACTG GTGCGAATAGATACTTCTATTTGTGCTTGAATGATTTGATTGCTTTTGGAGGAGGTGCCAGCTTTGCTCTGCGCTTGAACGAAGATCT ATTATCTGGAACCAGTGGACCTTGTGAAACATTGGGAACTCATGTTTAG